The genomic region TTTGCGCAGCGGCAGACATGATCGAACGGACCCCCGGAAAGGCCATCGAACGCCCGAAATCTTTGCCATCCAAGATATTGAAGGCAAACGCCTCAAGATTGAAAGCACGGTACGCGGATTTTTTGAAGCTGCTGACCTGAATCAAAAACTCGCCTTTGCCCGGGATCCGCAACGCGTCCGCCCGTTGATGGAAAACTACTACCGCAGTCACCCTCAGAATCCTCTTGAGTGGAAAAACCTTGGTTGGGTTCTGCCCGTCGAGGAACCCGGTTACCGCCTGGGTTATGCGCAAGCGGTCTTTGCCAATGCCGAGCCTGTCAGCCTCATCATTGAGGAGCTGGAAGACGGCACTTTCCGGGTAGACTGGGAAAGCTCCGTCCGCTACGGCGAACTTGACTGGGAAGAATTCATCACAACCCAACCGGCCTCACCCAAGCTCTTCCGCGTGATCGCCTCCAAGCCGCAGCACAGCCCTCCAGGCGAAACCCCTCAAGACAGCGAGGTGCTCGAAATCAAGCACCCTGATGAGGATGACGTGCTTTACGCTTACTTTGACCGCAAAGACCCCAAATTCCAATCTCTCCTCCAGCAGCTTCAGACCGGCAACTGGAAGGATGTACCTTTAACACTGCGACTCTGCTATCCGGGTCCCGCAGGCAGCGGCAAAAGCGTACGAATCGCTGATGTCGAAGGCAAAGGATGGCTGATATTGCAAGGAACCAGGAGCTAGACAGTGAGCAAATCCAAAAGCACCCAGAAAAAGGCGGCCAGGGGCAAGGCCAGGCCTGCCACACGCGGCAAGTCCAAAAAAGTCGCTTCCAAACCAATCCCCAAGAAAAAGGCTCGACCCACACCGGCCAGGAAAACGGTGCTGAAAAAGAAGCCTGCTCCCGTCAAAAAAGCTGCTCCGGCCAAGTCTGCGGCAAAAAAGAAAGCTCCTGCTCCCAAGCCTGTTGCCAAGAAATCAGTGGCCAAGGTGCTCCCCAAAAAAGCCCAAACTTCGCCAGCCAAGGTTTCTGCGGTGAAACCAGCTCAGGCACCGCTCAAACCTTCTCCCAAGCCCGTCACAAAACCGCAAGTCTCTGCCAAGCCTGTCGTGGCCGCCAAATCTGCCACCGCCGTAAAGACCGCCCCTGCGACCGTGGCAACACCCAAACAGGCTCCGGCTCCCGCCGCGATTGCACCCGCACCTGCGAAAAAAGGCCCCTCCCAGCCGTTGCCCGCATCCGGCCCCACAAAATCCGGCGCCCTGTTTTACGACTCCCACATGCACACGCCCTTGTGCAAGCACGCTTGGGGCGAGCCTGAGGAGTACGCCCAGCAGGCACTCAAGGCCGGTCTTAAAGGCATCATCTTCACCTGCCACTGCCCGATGCCCAATGGCTTCTGGCCCACCGTGCGCATGTCGGAGAGCGAATTCGACACCTACGTCGCCCTCGTTCAACGAGCCGCTGACGCCTTCAAAGGCAAACTCGACATCCGTCTCGGCATCGAGAGTGAGTACTATCCCGGCTGCGAAGAATACATCACCCAGCTCCATCAACGTGCCGACTTCCATTACGTCCTCGGCGCCGTTCATTGGCAGGCCAAGGAATACCTCAACAAGTACGAAACCGGCACCATCGAGAACTTCCGCCGCACCTACTTCGACCACCTCGCCAAGTCCGCCGAATCCGGCCTCTATGACTGCATCGCGCATCCCGATCTGGTCAAAAACTACCACCCGGACTCTTGGTGCTTCGCCATCGTCAAAAACACCGTCTCCACCGTGCTCGACCGCATCGCGGCCACCGGCGTCGCCATGGAACTGAACACCTCCGGTCTCAACAAAAGCTACTCCGAGATGAACCCCGGCCTCGAAATGCTTCGCATGATGGCCGACCGCAAAATCCCCATCGTTGTCGGCTCCGACTCTCATCGCGCCGTGCGCGTCGGCGAGCATTTTGTCACCGCCTTGAACCATCTCACCGAAGCCGGCTACGAAAAAGTCAGCTACTTCCTCAACCGCCAGCGCATCGACCTCAAAATCTCCGATGTGCTTGCCAGTTTGAAGAAAGCCGCCGACCACAACGCCTAGTTCGCCCATGGTTCGCACCGGCATTGGTTACGACGTCCACCCCTTCGCTGAAGGCCGCCCGCTCGTGCTCGGCGGAGTCACCATCCCGCACAGCCGTGGCCTTCAGGGCCATTCCGATGCCGACGTGCTCAGCCATGCCATTGCAGACGCCATTCTCGGTGCCTTGGGTGAACCCGACATCGGCCATTGGTTTCCGCCCAGCGATCCCAGCATCGAAGGCATCTGCAGCCTCAGAATCCTCGAAAAATGCGCCCAGATCGCCGCTGACAAAGGCATGCGCATTGAGAACGTCGATTCCTCTCTCATCGCCGAGGCTCCACGCGTCAAACCGCACGCCGCCGCGATGAAGCAGCACATCGCCACCGCCCTCGGCATCCAGCCCGACCAGGTCGGCGTCAAAGCCACCACCAACGAACGCCTCGGCTTCGTCGGTCGCGAAGAAGGCATCGCCGCGATGGCCGTCGCTTGCGTCAGCAGGAAGTGACCCCGCAAGGGTTTCCAACCGACATTGGCACGGTTCAATTTGTCTTCTTGCCAGCTTCACCGTGAGAGTGGAAAGAACACGCATTGCGGCCTCGTGTTCACAGGCCACATTCCAGACGCTGAACTCCCCTCCCCCATGTCCGACTCCGCTTCCGCCGCCGCTCTCGTTTCAGGTTACAACAAACTCAAAGCTGCCCTCGGCAGACGCATCGTGGGACAGGAGGCGGTGATCGAACAAGTCTTCATCGCCATCGCCGCCGGTGGCCACAGCCTGCTTGAAGGTGTGCCCGGCCTCGCGAAAACCTTGCTCGTCAAATCGCTTGCCGATGCGATGCACCTTACCTTCCGCCGCATTCAGTTCACGCCGGATTTGATGCCCGCCGACATCACCGGCACCGAGATCATCCAGGAAGACGCTGACACCGGCCGCCGCAAACTGGTCTTCCAGCAAGGCCCCATCTTCTCCCAAATCATCCTCGCCGACGAAATCAACCGCACCCCGCCCAAAACGCAGGCTGCTCTGCTTGAAGCCATGCAGGAAAAGCACGTCACCGTCGGCCAGATCACCCACGAGTTGCCCAAGCCCTTCTTCGTGCTCGCCACGATGAACCCCATCGAGCAAGAAGGCACCTATCCGCTCCCTGAAGCGCAAAAAGACCGTTTCCTGTTCCTCATCAAAGTCGATTACCCCACGCTCGCTGACGAACGCGAGATCATTGCCCGCACCACTGGCGGCGAAATCCAGGAGATCGAGGCCGTCATCACCGCCGAAGAGCTTCACGCCGCACAGCAGCTCGCCCGCAAAGTCCCTGTGCCCGATCATGTCGTCGATTTCGTCCTCGAACTCGTTCGCTCCACCCGTCCGAACGAACCCGGTGCCAGTGAGTACGTTAAAAGCATGCTCAGTTGGGGTGCCGGCCCGCGTGCCAGCCAGATGCTCGTCCTAGCCGGCAAAGTCCGCGCCCTCCTCCAAGGCCGCACTCACGTCACCACCGACGACATCGAGGCCCTCGCCTTCCCTGCCCTCCGCCACCGCTTGGTGCCCACCTTCCACGCCGAAGCCGAAGGCATCACGGTGGATCAAATCATCGCCGAGATCATCAAGACGACGAAAAAGAGCGACGCACGCGTGTTGTGAGCAACTTCAAGAGGTCAGGAAATCGTCAAGAAGAGTCAAGTGGTCGCCAAACACACCTTCTTGACCAAGCCTTGACCATCTTGACCAATCCTTGACCTCCCTCTGATTTCCGTAACTCCCCGTGGCAACTCTCAGCGACATCCTCCAAGCCGAAGACATCACGTCCCTGCAGCACCTGCAGCTCTTCGCCCGTACCGTCGTCGAGGGTTTCACCACAGGCCATCACGCCTCGCCACACAAAGGCTTCAGCGTCGAGTTCCGCCAGCACCGCCCGTATGTGCAGGGCGATGAGATCCGCCGCCTCGACTGGAAGATTTTCGGCCGCACTGACCGCTTCTATATCCGCGAGTTCGATGAAGAAACCAACCTGCGCGCCACCATCGTGCTCGATGCCAGCGGCAGCATGAACTACCGCGGGGGCAAAGGCATCCTCAAGTTCGACTACGCCCGCAAACTCGCCGCATCGCTCGCTTACCTGCTCATGAGCCAGCAGGATGCCGTCGGCCTCATCACCTTCGACTCCAAAATACGCGAGATCATCCCCTGCCGCACCAAGATCACGCATCTGCACCTGATGCTCGAAGCGATGGTCAAAACGACGCCCGGCAAAGATACCAGTCTCGCTCCCGTCATCGAATCCCTCGCCCAGCGCCTCAAACGTCGCGGTCTCGTCGTCATCATCAGCGATTTCTTCGACGATCCCGCCGCGCTGCTGCAATCCATCGGCGTCCTGCGCAAAAAAGGCCACGAAATCATCGCCCTCCAGCTCTGGGACCGCGACGAAATCGATTTCCCCTTCGGCAACTGGGCTCGCTTCGAAAACCTCGAAAACGACGACGACTTTCTCCTCCTCGACCCCGCCACGATTCGTCAGCGTTACATCGAAGTTCAGAAAAACTTCGCCGAGCAGCTCAAAGACGGTTTCCGCAAACACCAGGTCGATTACTTGAGCCTGCTCACGGATGAATCGCACTCCGCAGCCCTGCGGAATTACTTAGCCCTGCGCATGCGATGACTTTCCTCAACGTCATCCTCCTCGCAGGCGCAGCGGCATTCCTCATCCCGCTGATCATCCACTTGTTGAACAAGCGGAAGGTCATCACCGTGCGCTGGGGCGCGATGCATCTGCTCCATGAGGTCATCCGGCAGCGAAAGCGCAAGATGAAGATCGAGCAGCTTCTCCTGCTCATCACGCGCATCGCCATTCCCATCGTGCTCGCGCTCTGTTTGGCTCGCCCCGTTCTCACAGCTTTGCGTAGCCTCGGTCTCGGCAGTTCGTCACTCATCGTCATGCTCGATGACTCTTTCTCCATGCGTGCTCCGGCAGAAAAAACTGCCACGCCCGGAGCCAGCGTCGCCGATCAAGCCCGCACCGATCTCCAGCAGATCACCGAAGCGCTTCCCAAAGGCTCCGCCGCCCAAATCGTGCTCTCCGGCGGCACCCCGCGCAAATTGCTCGATCAAGCGACCACCGCGCTGGATCTCATCCCGAAGAAGCTCGGCGATGTTCCCTCCATGTCCGGCCCCGTTTCGGCCAATGATGCGTTTCAGGCCGCCACCTCCGCTTTGAAGGACGCGCCGAATGCCGCGCGTGAAGTCGTCATCGTCTCCGATTTCCAAGAAGCCGACTGGAAAGCCATCGCGGATGGAGCGGCGCTGCCAGCGCTCGAAAGCCTCTCCAAACAGGAGCCGAAGCCACAAATCACCTTCTATCGCATTGGCAGCGATCTCGCCGAGAACCTTAGCATCGCCAGCGCCGATCTCTCCGCGCTCGTCGCCGCCGAAACCCAGCCCATCGGACTGCGTGTGCGCATCAAGAACCACGGCAAACGCCCCTGGCAGGACATTCCCGTGCATCTGGAGGCCGATGGTGCCCGCCTGCGCACCGCCCGCGTTTCCGTCGCTCCTGAAGGCGAGGCCGTTTTGTCCTTCACGCATGCCTTTGATAAGGTCGGCGATCATTCCCTCTCCGTGCGCCTCGAAGGCGACAGCTTTGCCGATGACAATGCCTTCCACAGCATCGTGCAGGTGCGCAATCAGCTCAACGTGCTGCTCATCGACGGCAAACCCGGCGCGGCTCCGCTCGAAGGTGCCACCGACTTCCTCGAACTCGCCCTCACCCCGCACACCGCCGCCGCGAACACCCTCAAAGACCTCATCCGCACCAAGAAGGTCGATCTGCGCAAACTGCGCGACGACGACTTCAAGCAAGCCGAGGTCGTCATCCTCGCCAACGTCGAAAAGCTGCAAGGCCGCGCACAATCCGATCTCGACAAGTTCGTCAAAGAAGGTGGCGGCCTCCTCATCTTCGCCGGCCCCGATTGCGACATCGACTGGTACAACCGTGAGCTCTACCGCAAAGGCGAGGGCCTCCTGCCCGCCGCCATCAAGGGCCAGGCCCGCGCCGAACTCGCTGGCACACCCGCCCGCTTGCTCATGCAGCGCCTCACGCATCCCAGCGTACTTTACTTCAACGACGCCCGCGGTGGCCGCCTGCAAGACGCCGAATTCCGTCACTGGTTCGAATTTGCGCAGCCCACCAACAACGAAAACACCCAGCGCATCCTCAATCTCGACCGCAACGTCCCGCTGCTGCTGGAGAAAAAGCACGGCCAGGGCCGCGTCATCGCCGCCGCTACGACCGCGAATGCCGAGTGGACCAATTTGCCGCTCCAGCCCTTCTTCGTGCCGCTCATGCAGCGCCTCACAACCTACCTCGCCACCGAAGGCAGCGCTCCCGCCTGGCAACTTGTCGGCTCCACGATTCGTCTGAACCTCGAAAAAGCCGAACTCGGCGCCGAATTCACCCTGCGTGATCCCACCGGCCAGACGCAGGCCCTCAAAAGCCAGCAGGAAGGCGACAAAGTCTTCGTCCAAAGCCCTCCCATCGCCCAACCCGGCATCTTCCAGCTTCAACGCATTGGAACCGACAAGATCACCTTCCTCGCTTTCAACACCGACAACACCGAGTCCGATCTGAAGCCGCTCCCCGCCGACCAAATCAAGAAAATCGCCGACCGTCACGAAGCCAGCTTCGCCGATTCCCTCCCCGGCTACCAAGCCCTCGACCGCACCCGCCGCCACGGCAGCGAACTCTGGCAGCCACTTCTCATCGCCTTGTTAGCACTGTTGTTCTTCGAAGTTCTCCTTCAGCAGCGCATCGCCAAAGGCTGATTCTAATCTCTTCATGACTCCCCAAACCGAAACCACCCTTCGCTTCACCGGCGGCTATCCGCCGTTTCCGGTGATCGCGATCGCTTTCGGGCTCGCGTTCGTGATGTGGTTTCTGTATCGCCGTGAGTTGAAGTTCGTGTCTTCGCGTTTTGCGAAAGTTCCAGCGCTGCTGCGCTCACTGGCGGTGTTCATCCTCGTTTTGGCGCTCGCTGGGCCGGTTCTGCGGCATGTGACAACATTGCGACAGTTGGGCCGCGTCGTCATCGCCGTGGACAGTTCAGCGTCGATGCAGCTTACCGACGACAACGGCAATAAATCGGCCAAACCGCGTTTTCAACGCGCCGAAGACCTCCTGCTCAAAGGAACCACGCCTCTCCTCAAAAAACTCGCCGAGACACAGGATGTCGAACTCGTCGCCTTGCGTGGCAACAACACGCAGCGCCTCTGGTGGCACCGCCAGAACGGCAAGGACACCTCGGGAGAACTTCCCACCGCGTTTGAACTGCCTCCAACGACACCGATCACCAATCTCGATCAGACCCTGCGTGCCGCGCTGGGCCCCGCCACGACAGGAACTGCGCTTGTCGTGCTCACGGACGGCCAGCATAACACCACCGGCTCGCCCGAAGAATTCAGCACCGCCGTCAAAGGCAACGGCACCTCCATCTTCACCATCGGTTTCGGCACCGAGGTGCCACCGCCCGATTTGTCACTGCTCGATGTGAACGCGCCCGAGTCCGTCTTCAGCAAAGAAAACTTCCAGGGCCGCCTTTCGATCAACGATAGCATGCCTGCGGGCATACCCGCCACCGTGCGTATCGAAAGCCAGGGCAAGGTGCTGTGGAAGCGTGACTTCACCACCGATGGCAAAGGCGAGAAGACCTTCGATTTCCTCTTCCCCGTCGCCGAACTGCCACCTCCCACTCCCGGCCAGCGCGACAAGACACTGCGCAGCGTGAACATCCAAGTCGCCGCCAGCGGAGATCGTGCCTCGCTCGAAAAGACGCGTGCGAACAACGCCCGCGAGCTCGCCATTCACCTGTTGGAGAAAAAACGCAAAGTCCTCATCGTCGATGGCCGCCCGCGCTGGGAGACGCGCTACATCCACAACCACTTCGACCGCGATGAACGCTGGCAGGCCACGCTGCTCTTCGACGACATGGCCGATGACGCCAGCAAAGGCAGCTTGCAGAAAAACTTCCCCAAAACCCGCGACGATCTCCTCAGCTACGACCTCCTCATCCTCGGTGATGCCGCCTTGAACCGCTTCAAGGCCGAGAACCTCGACTGGATCGTCGAATTCGTCGAAAAACGCGGCGGTGGCCTCATCCTCATCGACGGTCAGCGTGGAAAACTTCGTGATTGGGCGAGTGGCAAAACCGCCTCGCTCATCCCCGTAAAGTTTGGAGCCTCCAGCGCCAAGAATCTGACATCCAGCATCGAGCTCACCACCGACGGCCAGCGCTTCGACGCCCTCCGTCTCAGCGACAGCCCCAGCGCCAACACCACACTCTGGCCCACACTTCCCAAGATCAACTGGCACTCCACCATCGAGCCCCTTCCCGCTGCCATCACGCTCGCCAAAGCCCAGCAGCCCACCATCGTGTTTCGGCAGGTCGGGGCCGGTGCCGTGCTCTATCTCGGAACCGACGAACTCTGGCGCTGGCGCTTCCAAGTGGCCGATTTGTATCACCAGCGCCTTTGGATGCAGCTTGGAGCGTGGATCGCGGCCCCACCGTTCCAAATCGACCAAAAGAAACTCTCCGTCGGAACCGACCGCCTGCGCTACTCGCCCGGCGAAGCTTCTGAAATCCGTGTGCGCGTCCGCAATGACAAAGGCGACATCGTCACCGATGCCCAACCTCGCGCCTACCTGCTCCACGACGGCAACGAAGTCGCCACGCTTCAGCTTGAGGCCGACTCCACGCACGTCGGTGTTTATCGCGCGCTCACGCCACCGCTCAAAGCCGGCACCTATGAAATCGTCGTCGCTGAAAGTCCCAGCACCCCGCGCAGTGATGCCCGTCTGTCTTTGCACGTTTCCGATCTTGGCAATCCCGAGTGGGCCACGCTCACCATGAATCGCCCGCTGCTCGAAACGATGGCGCAAAACAGCGGCGGTCGCTTCCTGCGCGAAGAACAAGCCGCCACCGACCTCCCCAACCTCCTGCAAACCCTTGACCGCAAACAAGTCATCACCAAGGAAACCATCCTCTGGTCAAGCTGGTGGTGGTTCGGTGCCGCGATTCTGCTGCTGACCATCGAGTGGCTCATGCGCAAGCAGTTGAAACTCGTCTGATCATGGCCGCTAACAACGACCGCGCTCAGCTTGCCGTCCGCGTCACTCCGAACGCGAAGAAATCCGCGTTCGCCGGCTGGACCGCCGATGAAAAAGGCCGCCCCGTGCTGCTGGTGAAACTGCACGCCCCGCCCGTCGATGGCAAAGCCAACACCGAACTCCTGCGCTTCCTCGCCGAATCTCTCGATTGCGCCAAAGGCCTGATCACTCTCTTGCGCGGCACTTCCAGCCGGCAGAAGACGGTGGAACTTCCCGCATCGGTGATGGAACGCCTGCCGAAGTAGCCCTGTTCCTGCGGAACAGGGATTCCTTGTTGCACAGCAACAAGACTACTTTGCTCACCCTCGCGCCCGCTCCAGCAAGTTCATCATCAAGAAAGACAACAGCAGGGCCATCTGCTCGCCCTCGCTGGCTTCACCGGTCGGCTCCAGTTTGAAGAGTCCCTCGAAAAAGGCAGCCTGTTTGGTCAAACGAAGCACCGGAGCATTGCCCACGACGCGGCTGGCGATGTAGCTCGGATGCAGCATGTAGCCGGCGAACATGCCGACGACGGGAATCCCGCTCACCAGGCCGTCGAGAAACTTGGTCCAGGCATTTTCCTCCTGAATCGCAAACGTGGGCGAATGATCACCCGGCGCAAAGACATCGTAGTGCGCCTTCCACAGCGATTTCATTCCGCGGCGACCGATGGCACCCAGCACTTCGCCCGTGGGCGACTTGAAGGTGTAACGCGCCGACCAGTCGATGATGCGGTCTGCTTCAATCGTCGCCACGAGCTGCTGCATCGTGTCATCTGTGAAGACCTCAACTTTTTCACGGAAGCGGAAGAGCTTCTGCTTCACATAGCAGATGGTCTTGCCGGTGGCGTCCGTCACATAGATCTGCGGGGCGAGGGCGATGAGCTTGAAACGAAACGTGATCGGGTAGTTCATGAGGCCGCCAAAGTGGCCGCAATCATCGCGCTGACAAGCTATCAAGCAGCGCTTTCGCGCACGCCGCCGCAAACTCCGGCGCGTTGATCTCGCAATCCATCTCGATCAGCGGAATGCCAGGGCGCAGGTGTTTGCGGATCGCATCAAACAGCGCCGCATCCGCCGCAGCATCATGAAATGGCTTTCCTTCAGCGCTGATGATGCTGATCGCCTTCAGCGGCAGCAGCACGGTCACAGGAGCGCGATACGCATTCACCTTCTCGGCCAGGATGCGACCCAGTTCGGCGCATTCGGCGGCGTTGGTGCGCATGAGCGTCACCTGCGGGTTGTGGATGTAAAATGTACGGCCCTCGAACTTCGCCGGAACCGTCGCACGCTCGCCGAAATTGACCATGTCGAGGCAGCCGGGCGTCACGATGGCTGGAATGCCCGCTTTGCCCGCCGCATCGAGCCGCGTCGGTCCGGCGCCGAGGATGCCGCCGACGAGTTCATCGGCCCACTCGGTCGTCGTGACATCGAGCACGCCTGCAAACATGCCGCTTTCGATGAGCGACTCCATGATCTTGCCACCAGTGCCGGTGGCGTGGAAGACGAGCACCTCGTAACCGGCGTCTTCGAGGAACTTCTTCGCCATGTTCACGCATTCGGTCGTGTTGCCGAACATCGAGGCGGCGATCAGCGGCTTGTCATCCGCCACTGGCACCGCTGTTTCCACCATCCCGCAGATTGCGCCTGCCGCGCGGGCCAGCAGCACGCGGGAGATGCGGTTCATGCCGCTAACATCGACAATGCTCGGAAACATCACAATGTCCTTCGTGCCGACATACGGCGCCACATTGCCTGCGGCGAGCGTGGAGACCATCACCTTGGGAAATCCGACCGGCAGTGCACGCATGGCCGCCGTGCCGATCGCGGTGCCGCCGCCGCCGCCGAGGGAAATGACACCGTGCACCTTGCCGCTTTCGACCAAGGCCGATAAAAACGTCGCCGCCGCGCCCGCCATGGCCGTCACGGCCTCGCCACGGTCCTTGCGGGCCATGATGCCCGCTAGATCGACGTTTCCGGCTGCCGCGACCTGTTCCCGCGTCACATCCGGCTTCACCTGCGGTGCTTCGCCGCTGCCGGTGTCGATGAGCAGCGTCTGATGACCGCGTGCGCGGATGATTTCCGCCACGTAGGCGTGTTCGTGACCTTTGGTGTCGAGCGTGCCGAGAACTGCGATGGTTGCCATGCGGCAGGATAAAAGCGGGCGCAGGAAGAACAGCAACCGTTTCACACCGGATCCTATCCGCCATCCACAAGCTCAGCGAGCGCAGGTCTTTCCAGCCGCACCGAGACTTCTGCGCCGCAACCATAACACCCAAGCCGTGATTCCGCCTCCGAGCACGACACCCACGACAACGATGACCGCTTCCAGCGCATAGAGCACCAGCATGGCGATGCCACCGCCCCAGTCAGGATCCGCATCGGCAGCTCTGGCAATTTCATGCCAGCCGACCACTCCTGCCAGCACGCCACCCACGACAGCGCCGAGAACCACCCAAACCCATGTTGGGATCGTGGGCTTCGATGAAAGAGAGTCCGTTGGTTGCTGAGTGCTCATGAGTTTCCGAGCAAACTAGAGGAACCGTGCGCATCGTGTCCAGAAATCCCGCGATCATGCTCGATTTTCCTCCCCCTCCGGCGTTGACCGGCTCTCCCCGCTTTGCATAGACAAAGTGACCCCACCATCATGTCCCAAGCCGTCTTCCGTTCCATCCCCCTCCGCGATCTCACCGCCGAACAGCTTCTCGACCTCTCGAAGCGCATGAAGCTCTCGCTTTCCAAGGCGGACATGCTCGCCGTGCAGAAGATTTATCAGGATGAAGGCCGCGAGCCTACCGACGTGGAGATGGAAGTCATCGCGCAGACCTGGAGCGAGCACTGCAAGCACCGCATCTTTGGCGCGAAGATTTACCACACGCTCGATGGCAAAGAGGAGGTCGTGGATGGCCTGTTCAAGACTTACATCCGCAACGTGACGGAGGAGATCTGCAAAACGAAGCCCGACTTCGTGCTCAGCGCCTTCGAGGACAACGCGGGCTTTGTGAAGCTCGATGACGACAAG from Prosthecobacter sp. harbors:
- a CDS encoding histidinol-phosphatase, with translation MSKSKSTQKKAARGKARPATRGKSKKVASKPIPKKKARPTPARKTVLKKKPAPVKKAAPAKSAAKKKAPAPKPVAKKSVAKVLPKKAQTSPAKVSAVKPAQAPLKPSPKPVTKPQVSAKPVVAAKSATAVKTAPATVATPKQAPAPAAIAPAPAKKGPSQPLPASGPTKSGALFYDSHMHTPLCKHAWGEPEEYAQQALKAGLKGIIFTCHCPMPNGFWPTVRMSESEFDTYVALVQRAADAFKGKLDIRLGIESEYYPGCEEYITQLHQRADFHYVLGAVHWQAKEYLNKYETGTIENFRRTYFDHLAKSAESGLYDCIAHPDLVKNYHPDSWCFAIVKNTVSTVLDRIAATGVAMELNTSGLNKSYSEMNPGLEMLRMMADRKIPIVVGSDSHRAVRVGEHFVTALNHLTEAGYEKVSYFLNRQRIDLKISDVLASLKKAADHNA
- the ispF gene encoding 2-C-methyl-D-erythritol 2,4-cyclodiphosphate synthase, producing the protein MVRTGIGYDVHPFAEGRPLVLGGVTIPHSRGLQGHSDADVLSHAIADAILGALGEPDIGHWFPPSDPSIEGICSLRILEKCAQIAADKGMRIENVDSSLIAEAPRVKPHAAAMKQHIATALGIQPDQVGVKATTNERLGFVGREEGIAAMAVACVSRK
- a CDS encoding MoxR family ATPase, giving the protein MSDSASAAALVSGYNKLKAALGRRIVGQEAVIEQVFIAIAAGGHSLLEGVPGLAKTLLVKSLADAMHLTFRRIQFTPDLMPADITGTEIIQEDADTGRRKLVFQQGPIFSQIILADEINRTPPKTQAALLEAMQEKHVTVGQITHELPKPFFVLATMNPIEQEGTYPLPEAQKDRFLFLIKVDYPTLADEREIIARTTGGEIQEIEAVITAEELHAAQQLARKVPVPDHVVDFVLELVRSTRPNEPGASEYVKSMLSWGAGPRASQMLVLAGKVRALLQGRTHVTTDDIEALAFPALRHRLVPTFHAEAEGITVDQIIAEIIKTTKKSDARVL
- a CDS encoding DUF58 domain-containing protein produces the protein MATLSDILQAEDITSLQHLQLFARTVVEGFTTGHHASPHKGFSVEFRQHRPYVQGDEIRRLDWKIFGRTDRFYIREFDEETNLRATIVLDASGSMNYRGGKGILKFDYARKLAASLAYLLMSQQDAVGLITFDSKIREIIPCRTKITHLHLMLEAMVKTTPGKDTSLAPVIESLAQRLKRRGLVVIISDFFDDPAALLQSIGVLRKKGHEIIALQLWDRDEIDFPFGNWARFENLENDDDFLLLDPATIRQRYIEVQKNFAEQLKDGFRKHQVDYLSLLTDESHSAALRNYLALRMR
- a CDS encoding BatA domain-containing protein, which produces MTFLNVILLAGAAAFLIPLIIHLLNKRKVITVRWGAMHLLHEVIRQRKRKMKIEQLLLLITRIAIPIVLALCLARPVLTALRSLGLGSSSLIVMLDDSFSMRAPAEKTATPGASVADQARTDLQQITEALPKGSAAQIVLSGGTPRKLLDQATTALDLIPKKLGDVPSMSGPVSANDAFQAATSALKDAPNAAREVVIVSDFQEADWKAIADGAALPALESLSKQEPKPQITFYRIGSDLAENLSIASADLSALVAAETQPIGLRVRIKNHGKRPWQDIPVHLEADGARLRTARVSVAPEGEAVLSFTHAFDKVGDHSLSVRLEGDSFADDNAFHSIVQVRNQLNVLLIDGKPGAAPLEGATDFLELALTPHTAAANTLKDLIRTKKVDLRKLRDDDFKQAEVVILANVEKLQGRAQSDLDKFVKEGGGLLIFAGPDCDIDWYNRELYRKGEGLLPAAIKGQARAELAGTPARLLMQRLTHPSVLYFNDARGGRLQDAEFRHWFEFAQPTNNENTQRILNLDRNVPLLLEKKHGQGRVIAAATTANAEWTNLPLQPFFVPLMQRLTTYLATEGSAPAWQLVGSTIRLNLEKAELGAEFTLRDPTGQTQALKSQQEGDKVFVQSPPIAQPGIFQLQRIGTDKITFLAFNTDNTESDLKPLPADQIKKIADRHEASFADSLPGYQALDRTRRHGSELWQPLLIALLALLFFEVLLQQRIAKG
- a CDS encoding vWA domain-containing protein; the protein is MTPQTETTLRFTGGYPPFPVIAIAFGLAFVMWFLYRRELKFVSSRFAKVPALLRSLAVFILVLALAGPVLRHVTTLRQLGRVVIAVDSSASMQLTDDNGNKSAKPRFQRAEDLLLKGTTPLLKKLAETQDVELVALRGNNTQRLWWHRQNGKDTSGELPTAFELPPTTPITNLDQTLRAALGPATTGTALVVLTDGQHNTTGSPEEFSTAVKGNGTSIFTIGFGTEVPPPDLSLLDVNAPESVFSKENFQGRLSINDSMPAGIPATVRIESQGKVLWKRDFTTDGKGEKTFDFLFPVAELPPPTPGQRDKTLRSVNIQVAASGDRASLEKTRANNARELAIHLLEKKRKVLIVDGRPRWETRYIHNHFDRDERWQATLLFDDMADDASKGSLQKNFPKTRDDLLSYDLLILGDAALNRFKAENLDWIVEFVEKRGGGLILIDGQRGKLRDWASGKTASLIPVKFGASSAKNLTSSIELTTDGQRFDALRLSDSPSANTTLWPTLPKINWHSTIEPLPAAITLAKAQQPTIVFRQVGAGAVLYLGTDELWRWRFQVADLYHQRLWMQLGAWIAAPPFQIDQKKLSVGTDRLRYSPGEASEIRVRVRNDKGDIVTDAQPRAYLLHDGNEVATLQLEADSTHVGVYRALTPPLKAGTYEIVVAESPSTPRSDARLSLHVSDLGNPEWATLTMNRPLLETMAQNSGGRFLREEQAATDLPNLLQTLDRKQVITKETILWSSWWWFGAAILLLTIEWLMRKQLKLV
- a CDS encoding DUF167 domain-containing protein, producing MAANNDRAQLAVRVTPNAKKSAFAGWTADEKGRPVLLVKLHAPPVDGKANTELLRFLAESLDCAKGLITLLRGTSSRQKTVELPASVMERLPK
- a CDS encoding Tm-1-like ATP-binding domain-containing protein, translating into MATIAVLGTLDTKGHEHAYVAEIIRARGHQTLLIDTGSGEAPQVKPDVTREQVAAAGNVDLAGIMARKDRGEAVTAMAGAAATFLSALVESGKVHGVISLGGGGGTAIGTAAMRALPVGFPKVMVSTLAAGNVAPYVGTKDIVMFPSIVDVSGMNRISRVLLARAAGAICGMVETAVPVADDKPLIAASMFGNTTECVNMAKKFLEDAGYEVLVFHATGTGGKIMESLIESGMFAGVLDVTTTEWADELVGGILGAGPTRLDAAGKAGIPAIVTPGCLDMVNFGERATVPAKFEGRTFYIHNPQVTLMRTNAAECAELGRILAEKVNAYRAPVTVLLPLKAISIISAEGKPFHDAAADAALFDAIRKHLRPGIPLIEMDCEINAPEFAAACAKALLDSLSAR